A genomic segment from Brevundimonas mediterranea encodes:
- a CDS encoding sigma-70 family RNA polymerase sigma factor: protein MGGEHDRLIEAVALRRDREAFARLFEHFAPRLKAYLMKAGAPAGAAEDFAQDAMLTVWRKAELFDSSKARAATWIFTIARNRRLDVLRQDARRTPMPEIELLQEEPERPDQLVLMAEDAARLKTAMARLTADQIEVLRLAFFQDNPHSEIARRLDLPLGTVKSRIRKAMIKLRTLLDDAGGEA from the coding sequence ATGGGCGGCGAGCATGACCGGCTGATCGAGGCGGTGGCGTTACGGCGGGACCGCGAGGCTTTCGCGCGCCTGTTCGAACATTTCGCGCCGCGTCTGAAGGCCTATCTGATGAAGGCCGGGGCGCCTGCGGGGGCGGCCGAGGACTTCGCCCAGGACGCCATGCTGACCGTCTGGCGCAAGGCCGAGCTGTTCGACAGCTCCAAGGCGCGGGCCGCGACCTGGATCTTCACCATCGCCCGCAACCGGCGCCTGGACGTGCTGCGCCAGGACGCCCGGCGCACCCCGATGCCCGAGATCGAACTGTTGCAGGAGGAGCCGGAACGGCCGGACCAACTCGTGCTGATGGCCGAGGATGCCGCACGCCTGAAGACGGCCATGGCGCGGCTGACGGCGGATCAGATCGAGGTCCTTCGCTTGGCCTTCTTCCAGGACAATCCCCATTCCGAAATCGCCCGGCGGCTGGACCTGCCGCTGGGCACAGTGAAATCCCGAATACGCAAGGCCATGATCAAACTGCGCACCCTGTTGGACGACGCCGGAGGCGAGGCATGA
- a CDS encoding N-formylglutamate amidohydrolase has translation MTTDGASFAISLPPAAAPETALVFASPHSGETYPDDMGAFAGLARASLKSAEDALVGALVREGPAHGAPLIEGRIGRAYLDLNRDPGELDPDLIVDADGPVGAKTRAGYGVIPRLSGDGLALYDRRLSLAEAQARIRTAHAPYHTALAELMERTRARRGRAVLIDWHSMPTRAVGAEVVLGDRHGSSCQARLTRRLRDLFEGLGWRVALNHPYAGGWSTQFWGRPADGYEAIQIELSRKLYLDEATQTPNAAHAATRKALNRVIAALCADDGAA, from the coding sequence ATGACCACGGACGGGGCCAGTTTCGCGATCAGCCTGCCGCCCGCCGCGGCCCCGGAAACGGCCCTGGTCTTCGCCTCGCCCCATTCGGGCGAGACCTATCCCGACGACATGGGGGCCTTCGCCGGACTGGCCCGCGCCAGCCTGAAAAGCGCCGAGGACGCCCTGGTCGGCGCCCTGGTGCGCGAAGGGCCGGCCCATGGGGCGCCCCTGATCGAGGGGCGGATCGGCCGGGCCTATCTGGACCTGAACCGCGACCCTGGCGAACTGGATCCGGACCTGATCGTCGATGCGGACGGGCCGGTGGGGGCCAAGACCCGGGCTGGATACGGCGTCATCCCCCGGCTGTCGGGCGACGGCCTGGCCCTGTATGATCGGCGGCTGTCCCTGGCGGAGGCCCAGGCGCGCATCCGGACCGCCCACGCCCCCTATCACACGGCCCTGGCCGAACTGATGGAACGGACGCGGGCGCGACGGGGCCGGGCCGTGCTGATCGACTGGCATTCGATGCCGACGCGGGCGGTGGGGGCGGAGGTGGTGCTGGGGGACCGGCACGGGTCGTCGTGCCAGGCGCGACTGACCCGGCGACTGCGCGACCTGTTCGAGGGGCTGGGCTGGCGGGTGGCGCTGAACCATCCCTACGCCGGGGGCTGGTCCACCCAGTTCTGGGGCCGGCCGGCGGACGGCTATGAGGCGATCCAGATCGAACTGAGCCGCAAACTGTATCTGGACGAGGCGACCCAGACGCCCAACGCGGCCCACGCCGCGACCCGCAAGGCGCTGAATCGCGTCATCGCCGCCCTGTGCGCGGATGACGGGGCGGCCTGA
- the ppa gene encoding inorganic diphosphatase has product MNLDAIPVGPNAPWDVNVVIEIPQGGLPVKYEMDKKSGALFVDRFLHTAMYYPGNYGFIPHTLSDDGDPCDVIVLNPTPVVPGCVIRSRPIGVLMMVDEAGGDEKILAVPVDKLNPYYTDVASYRQLPAILIEQIEHFFTHYKDLEKGKSVTVKGWGDAGEAAEMIAKGMQAHQDKLAAKKAGKAA; this is encoded by the coding sequence ATGAACCTCGACGCTATTCCGGTCGGCCCGAACGCTCCCTGGGACGTCAATGTCGTCATCGAAATCCCGCAGGGCGGGCTGCCGGTGAAATACGAGATGGACAAGAAATCCGGCGCCCTGTTCGTCGATCGCTTCCTGCACACCGCCATGTACTATCCCGGCAACTACGGCTTCATCCCGCACACCCTGTCGGACGACGGCGATCCCTGCGACGTGATCGTGCTGAACCCGACGCCGGTCGTGCCCGGCTGCGTCATCCGCTCGCGCCCCATCGGCGTGCTGATGATGGTGGACGAGGCCGGCGGCGATGAGAAGATCCTGGCCGTGCCGGTCGACAAGCTGAACCCCTATTACACCGACGTCGCCAGCTATCGTCAGCTGCCGGCCATCCTGATCGAGCAGATCGAACACTTCTTCACCCACTACAAGGATCTGGAGAAGGGCAAGTCGGTCACGGTCAAGGGCTGGGGCGACGCCGGCGAGGCCGCCGAAATGATCGCCAAGGGCATGCAGGCCCACCAGGACAAGCTGGCCGCCAAGAAGGCCGGCAAGGCCGCCTGA
- a CDS encoding DUF6624 domain-containing protein, with product MIHNIATLTLMVAQATAPDPLTETALNALRTSIAEVKGAQSALPPPQTDQERLERMGAIDQAARQGLWRAMANVPPPERGRVRRALWPEVRAIDIENQEQLLAMVPEEGWFRKSRYGDNAAASAFLIVQHGDETLWERFLPILADLVPSGEVAGSEYAMMYDRLQMTRDQPQRYGTQMTCPYGTGQWTLWRLEDAGRVDEFRASVGLGPVAEYVDSFKAGAPPTC from the coding sequence ATGATCCACAACATTGCAACGCTTACACTGATGGTTGCGCAAGCGACGGCGCCTGATCCGCTAACTGAAACGGCCTTGAACGCTCTGCGTACCAGCATCGCGGAAGTAAAGGGCGCTCAGAGTGCATTGCCTCCACCACAGACGGATCAAGAACGCCTGGAGCGCATGGGGGCTATCGACCAGGCCGCTCGACAAGGTCTTTGGAGGGCTATGGCGAACGTGCCGCCCCCCGAACGCGGGCGAGTTCGACGCGCGCTTTGGCCAGAGGTGCGGGCGATCGATATCGAAAACCAAGAGCAGTTATTGGCGATGGTTCCGGAGGAGGGGTGGTTCAGAAAAAGTCGCTACGGCGACAACGCAGCCGCGTCGGCGTTCCTCATTGTGCAGCATGGCGATGAGACGCTGTGGGAGCGCTTTCTGCCGATTCTCGCCGACCTTGTACCCAGCGGGGAAGTCGCCGGTTCGGAGTACGCCATGATGTATGACCGGCTTCAGATGACGAGAGATCAACCGCAGAGATACGGGACACAGATGACCTGCCCTTACGGCACCGGTCAGTGGACGCTTTGGCGGCTTGAGGATGCGGGGCGCGTCGACGAATTTAGAGCTTCGGTTGGCCTCGGGCCGGTTGCCGAATATGTCGACAGCTTCAAGGCAGGGGCTCCTCCGACCTGCTGA
- a CDS encoding NAD-dependent epimerase/dehydratase family protein produces MTTKSALVLGATGGAGGAVAERLLKAGWSVRALHRRPEGVRGDARIAWIRGDAMSAADVAAAAEGVSLIVHAVNPPGYRNWNTLVLPMLDNTIAAAERNGARILLPGTVYNYGPDAFPDIAEDAPQNARTRKGRIRVEMERRLKAAADRGRAKVLIVRAGDFFGPEAANNWFSQGLVRAGERPTAITYPGKPGVGHQWAYLPDVAEVMVRLVERNDLEAFARFHMEGQWDADGTRMTGAIRRVLGEPKLPIKPMPWLVMRLAAPFVPLMRELMEMAYLWKRPVRLTNARLEALIGPEPRTPLDEAVRATLAGIGSLYPAHADRRP; encoded by the coding sequence ATGACGACGAAATCAGCCCTGGTTCTGGGCGCCACGGGCGGCGCGGGCGGGGCGGTGGCCGAGCGGCTGCTGAAGGCGGGATGGTCGGTGCGCGCCCTGCATCGCCGACCCGAGGGCGTGCGCGGCGACGCGCGGATCGCCTGGATCAGGGGCGACGCCATGTCGGCGGCGGACGTCGCGGCGGCGGCCGAGGGCGTGTCCCTGATCGTCCATGCGGTCAATCCGCCCGGCTATCGCAACTGGAACACCCTGGTCCTGCCGATGCTGGACAACACCATCGCGGCGGCCGAACGGAACGGCGCGCGCATCCTGCTGCCCGGCACGGTCTATAACTACGGCCCCGACGCCTTCCCCGACATCGCCGAGGATGCGCCCCAGAACGCCAGGACCCGCAAGGGCCGCATCCGGGTCGAGATGGAACGTCGCCTGAAGGCGGCCGCCGATCGCGGCCGGGCCAAGGTGCTGATCGTCCGCGCCGGCGACTTCTTCGGGCCTGAGGCGGCCAACAACTGGTTCAGCCAGGGCCTGGTCAGGGCCGGTGAACGGCCGACCGCGATCACCTATCCGGGCAAGCCGGGCGTCGGGCACCAGTGGGCCTATCTGCCGGACGTGGCGGAGGTGATGGTCCGCCTGGTCGAACGCAACGACCTGGAGGCTTTCGCCCGCTTCCACATGGAGGGCCAGTGGGACGCCGACGGAACCCGGATGACCGGCGCCATCCGCCGCGTCCTGGGCGAGCCCAAACTGCCGATCAAGCCCATGCCCTGGCTGGTGATGCGTCTGGCCGCGCCCTTCGTGCCGCTGATGCGCGAACTGATGGAGATGGCCTATCTGTGGAAACGCCCGGTCCGCCTGACCAACGCCCGGCTGGAGGCCCTGATCGGCCCCGAACCGCGCACCCCGCTCGACGAGGCCGTGCGGGCCACCCTGGCGGGGATCGGCAGCCTGTATCCGGCCCATGCGGACAGGCGCCCGTAG
- a CDS encoding DUF599 domain-containing protein: MTWVDWAALALFFICWLGYAPILKFIGRHGGSLNDDMSHVRRVWMASMTHREIRLVDSQLMGHSINSASFFASTNLLLIAAVGGILFGGESKLEGFAAVGADNVPTRILEAKLALVLICLARGFLDFIWALRQMNYTLALIGSAPEINKEIDRKAFGEAAAELLNPALSSFSQGVRGYYFALAAAAWLFGPLWLALGVASSFGLLIYRQEASPAARAIRNARRLLGE, translated from the coding sequence ATGACCTGGGTTGATTGGGCCGCGCTGGCGCTCTTCTTCATCTGCTGGCTCGGCTATGCGCCGATCCTGAAGTTCATCGGCCGCCACGGCGGTTCGCTGAACGACGACATGAGCCATGTCCGCCGGGTCTGGATGGCGTCGATGACCCACCGCGAGATCCGCCTGGTCGATAGCCAGCTGATGGGCCATTCGATCAACTCGGCCTCCTTCTTCGCCTCGACCAATCTGCTGCTGATCGCGGCGGTGGGCGGCATCCTGTTCGGGGGCGAGAGCAAGCTGGAAGGCTTCGCCGCCGTCGGAGCGGACAATGTGCCGACCAGGATCCTGGAGGCCAAGCTGGCCCTGGTGCTGATCTGCCTGGCGCGCGGCTTCCTGGATTTCATCTGGGCCCTGCGCCAGATGAACTACACCCTGGCCCTGATCGGCTCGGCGCCCGAGATCAACAAGGAGATCGACCGCAAGGCGTTCGGCGAGGCGGCGGCCGAACTGCTCAATCCCGCGCTCAGTTCGTTCAGCCAGGGGGTCCGGGGCTATTATTTCGCCCTGGCGGCGGCGGCCTGGCTGTTCGGCCCTCTGTGGCTGGCCCTGGGCGTGGCCTCGTCCTTCGGCCTGCTGATCTATCGCCAGGAGGCGTCGCCCGCCGCCCGCGCCATTCGAAATGCGCGGCGCCTGCTGGGTGAATGA
- a CDS encoding LysR family transcriptional regulator, producing MNSEPSWDLYRTFHAVLREGSLSGAARRLDMSQPSIARHIDALETALGAKLFLRTPRGLSPTDAALELKPLAERLAATSAALRRTAEGGGGGGALSGTVRISASEVVAVEHLPPILARMRQAHPGLALELSPSNALDDLLQRKADVAVRMVRPEQQALVSRHVGALAIGLHAHRDYLARRGTPRTLADLKDHDLIGYDVETPAIRAAVQQYPALSRDAFALRVDSDVAQLAAIRAGFGIGICQTVVAARQPDLVRVLPDAFHMALETWIVMHGDLRGNARCRAVFDALVEGLSRIVGSSAR from the coding sequence ATGAACAGTGAGCCGAGCTGGGATCTGTATCGCACCTTCCACGCCGTGCTGCGCGAGGGGTCGCTGTCCGGCGCGGCGCGGCGTCTGGACATGAGCCAGCCCAGCATCGCCCGCCATATCGACGCCCTGGAGACGGCCCTGGGCGCCAAGCTGTTCCTGCGCACGCCCCGGGGCCTGTCCCCCACGGACGCGGCGCTGGAGCTGAAGCCCCTGGCCGAGCGGCTGGCCGCGACCTCGGCCGCCCTGCGCCGCACAGCCGAGGGTGGGGGCGGGGGCGGCGCCCTCTCCGGCACGGTGCGGATCAGCGCCAGCGAGGTGGTGGCGGTCGAACATCTGCCGCCCATACTGGCCCGGATGCGTCAGGCCCATCCGGGGCTGGCGCTGGAGCTGTCGCCGTCCAACGCCCTGGACGATCTGTTGCAGCGCAAGGCCGATGTGGCCGTTCGCATGGTCCGGCCCGAGCAGCAGGCCCTGGTTTCGCGCCATGTCGGCGCCCTGGCCATCGGCCTGCACGCCCATCGCGACTATCTGGCGCGACGCGGGACGCCCCGGACCCTGGCCGATCTGAAGGATCACGACCTGATCGGCTATGATGTCGAAACCCCCGCGATCCGGGCTGCGGTCCAGCAGTATCCGGCCCTGAGCCGCGACGCCTTCGCCCTGAGGGTGGACAGCGACGTGGCCCAGCTGGCGGCCATCCGCGCCGGGTTCGGGATCGGCATCTGCCAGACCGTCGTCGCGGCGCGCCAGCCGGATCTGGTCCGCGTCCTGCCCGACGCCTTTCATATGGCGCTGGAGACCTGGATCGTCATGCACGGGGATCTGCGCGGAAACGCCCGCTGCCGCGCCGTTTTCGACGCCCTGGTCGAAGGCCTGTCGAGGATCGTCGGATCCTCGGCGCGGTAG
- a CDS encoding EF-hand domain-containing protein, which yields MKSLVLSVLSAAAIAVVATAAPAQTPTGAGRALFQQADVNNDGRLSRVEFDAAREGRFARADADRDGRLTMSELRALRPDGAPAPQRRPSREQIQKLRAIDRNNDRAVDLNEFRALNGDRFAAADRNRDGFITRDEIADLARAMTLGG from the coding sequence ATGAAAAGCCTTGTTCTGTCCGTCCTGTCCGCCGCGGCGATCGCCGTCGTCGCCACGGCCGCGCCCGCCCAGACCCCGACAGGCGCCGGTCGCGCCCTGTTCCAGCAGGCGGACGTCAATAATGACGGGCGCCTGTCGCGGGTCGAGTTCGACGCTGCGCGCGAGGGCCGGTTCGCCCGGGCCGACGCCGATCGCGACGGCCGTCTGACGATGTCCGAACTGCGCGCCCTGCGCCCGGACGGCGCGCCCGCTCCGCAGCGGCGACCCAGCCGCGAGCAGATTCAGAAGCTGCGCGCCATTGACCGCAACAATGACCGCGCCGTCGATCTGAACGAGTTCCGCGCCCTGAACGGCGACCGTTTCGCCGCCGCCGACCGCAACCGCGACGGTTTCATCACGCGCGACGAAATCGCCGATCTGGCGCGCGCCATGACCCTGGGGGGCTGA
- a CDS encoding DUF1365 domain-containing protein yields the protein MTGSALYVGKVFHARLRPTPHRLNYRVFWLMLDLAEIDALHGRLKTFSRNRFNLLSFHDRDHGDGSDRPLRAQIETRLAEVGVDVGQGAIRLLTMPRVFGFVFNPISLYYCHHEDGRLAAMVYEVTSTFGERRSYVLPVLAADAQAGRFRQQTDKRLYVSPFMAMGMTYDFQGQTPGDTLGLAINGSDSGGLLIATSMSGARRPMSDRALIAAALSMPLLTLKVVAAIHWEALKLWLKRVPLTRKPAPPPDVLDLRHRG from the coding sequence GTGACAGGCTCGGCCCTCTATGTCGGCAAGGTGTTTCACGCCCGTCTGCGGCCGACGCCGCACCGGCTGAACTACCGCGTCTTCTGGCTGATGCTGGACCTGGCCGAGATCGACGCCCTGCACGGCCGGCTGAAGACCTTTTCACGCAACCGGTTCAACCTACTGTCCTTCCACGACCGGGACCACGGCGACGGCTCGGACCGTCCGCTGCGGGCCCAGATCGAGACGCGGCTGGCCGAGGTCGGGGTGGACGTCGGCCAGGGCGCGATCCGTCTTCTGACCATGCCGCGCGTGTTCGGCTTCGTCTTCAACCCGATCAGCCTCTATTACTGCCATCACGAAGACGGGCGGCTGGCCGCCATGGTCTATGAGGTCACCAGCACCTTCGGCGAGCGGCGGTCCTATGTCCTGCCCGTCCTGGCGGCCGACGCCCAAGCCGGCCGGTTCCGGCAACAGACCGACAAGCGCCTGTATGTCTCACCCTTCATGGCCATGGGCATGACCTATGACTTCCAGGGTCAGACGCCGGGCGACACCCTGGGCCTGGCCATCAACGGATCGGATAGCGGGGGCCTGCTGATCGCCACCAGCATGAGCGGCGCGCGTCGGCCGATGTCCGACCGCGCCCTGATCGCCGCCGCCCTGTCCATGCCCCTGCTGACGCTGAAGGTCGTGGCCGCCATCCATTGGGAGGCGCTGAAACTCTGGCTGAAGCGCGTGCCCCTGACCCGCAAGCCCGCGCCGCCCCCCGACGTGCTGGACCTGCGGCACAGGGGTTAG
- a CDS encoding response regulator, producing MTTALIHLVEDDPEIRDLVCALLAREGLDCAAFPDAAAFWRAWAVQRPDLVVLDLMMPGEDGLSVCRRIQGAVPVLIASARGEPMDRIVGLEVGADDYVAKPFVPRELVARIKALLRRRDRAEPRPPARRLAFGGWRLDLASRALTDADGQAVELTGGEFDLLAAFVRRPQQVLSRDDIMDVLKGRQADVFDRSIDIQVSRLRRKLGDHPRESRLIRTVRNAGYLFTADVEVQS from the coding sequence ATGACGACGGCTTTGATCCATCTGGTCGAGGACGACCCCGAAATCCGCGACCTGGTCTGCGCCCTGCTGGCGCGCGAGGGTCTGGACTGCGCGGCCTTCCCCGACGCCGCAGCCTTTTGGCGAGCCTGGGCGGTCCAGCGACCGGACCTGGTGGTGCTGGACCTGATGATGCCGGGCGAGGACGGCCTGTCGGTCTGCCGCCGCATCCAGGGCGCGGTCCCGGTGCTGATCGCCTCGGCGCGAGGCGAACCCATGGACCGGATCGTGGGGCTGGAGGTCGGGGCCGACGACTATGTCGCCAAGCCGTTCGTGCCGCGCGAGCTGGTCGCCCGCATCAAGGCCCTGCTGCGTCGCCGCGACCGGGCCGAACCCCGGCCGCCGGCCCGCCGTCTCGCCTTTGGCGGCTGGCGCCTGGACCTCGCCTCCCGCGCCCTGACCGATGCGGATGGCCAGGCGGTGGAGCTGACCGGCGGGGAGTTCGACCTGCTGGCCGCCTTCGTCAGGCGTCCGCAGCAGGTCCTGTCTCGCGACGACATCATGGACGTGCTGAAGGGCCGCCAGGCCGACGTCTTCGACCGCTCCATCGACATCCAGGTCTCGCGCCTGCGCCGCAAGCTGGGCGACCATCCCCGCGAATCCCGGCTGATCCGCACGGTGCGCAACGCCGGCTATCTGTTCACCGCAGACGTCGAGGTCCAGTCGTGA
- the cpdR gene encoding cell cycle two-component system response regulator CpdR encodes MARILLAEDDSSLRGFLTRALERAGHHVVDCENGDDAIDALEHGPYDLLLTDIVMPGADGIEVARVAAARQPGLRIMFITGFAAVALTAAQATPQAKVLSKPVHLRDLVSEVERMVAA; translated from the coding sequence ATGGCGCGCATCCTTTTGGCCGAAGACGACAGTTCGCTTCGCGGTTTCCTCACCCGGGCGCTCGAGCGGGCAGGGCATCATGTCGTCGACTGCGAGAACGGCGACGACGCCATCGACGCCCTGGAACACGGCCCCTACGACCTGCTGCTGACCGACATCGTCATGCCCGGCGCCGACGGGATCGAGGTGGCGCGCGTCGCCGCCGCCCGCCAGCCGGGCCTGCGCATCATGTTCATCACCGGCTTCGCCGCCGTCGCCCTGACCGCCGCCCAGGCCACGCCCCAGGCCAAGGTCCTGTCCAAGCCGGTCCATCTGCGCGACCTGGTCAGCGAAGTCGAACGGATGGTCGCGGCCTGA
- a CDS encoding NAD(P)/FAD-dependent oxidoreductase, whose amino-acid sequence MSLSSPSSETGPRLRIAVVGSGIAALSSAWLLSKRHDVTIYERDDRLGGHSNTVDVRAPTGETAVDTGFIVFNDATYPNLIALFAHLGLETRATDMSFAVSLDLGRFEYAAPALFAQRRNLFRPRFWSMLKEILRFYRSAPGGMAALGDSDVTLGQYLKREGFSEAFRDDHLLPMAAAIWSSPAHTLMDYPAESFLRFCGNHGLLKLVGRPLWRTVVGGSRAYVEELARQVGAGRKGDAVRLRRGVDQVQRVDGGVVVHDTTGARERFDHVVIGAHADQALAMLAEPTARERELLGAFRYSRNLTILHTDAGLMPRRRRAWASWNYIGADGGLCVTYWMNRLQGLPGQDLFVTLNPPRPPAAGTLLRSEVYEHPIFDPAAIKAQKSLWSLQGQGGVWFCGAHFGAGFHEDGLQSGLAVAEQLGGVRRPWTVENESGRIHLSSPSVQMEPAA is encoded by the coding sequence ATGTCCTTGTCGTCCCCTTCCAGCGAGACCGGTCCGCGCCTGCGGATCGCCGTCGTGGGCTCGGGGATCGCCGCCCTGTCCAGCGCCTGGCTGCTGTCGAAGCGCCACGACGTGACGATCTACGAGCGCGACGACCGCCTGGGGGGCCATTCCAACACCGTGGACGTCCGCGCCCCGACCGGAGAGACGGCGGTGGACACCGGCTTCATCGTCTTCAACGACGCCACCTATCCGAACCTGATCGCCCTGTTCGCCCATCTGGGGCTTGAGACGCGGGCCACCGACATGTCCTTCGCCGTGTCCCTGGATCTGGGCCGGTTCGAATATGCGGCGCCCGCCCTGTTCGCCCAGCGTCGCAACCTGTTCCGCCCGCGCTTCTGGTCGATGCTGAAGGAGATCCTGCGCTTCTATCGCTCGGCGCCCGGCGGCATGGCCGCCCTGGGCGACAGCGACGTGACCCTGGGCCAGTATCTGAAGCGCGAGGGCTTCAGCGAGGCCTTCCGCGACGACCATTTGCTGCCGATGGCCGCCGCCATCTGGTCGTCGCCGGCCCATACGCTGATGGATTATCCGGCGGAATCCTTCCTGCGCTTCTGCGGCAACCACGGCCTGCTGAAACTGGTCGGCCGGCCCCTGTGGCGCACCGTCGTCGGCGGCAGCCGGGCCTATGTCGAGGAACTGGCCCGTCAGGTCGGGGCCGGGCGAAAGGGCGACGCAGTCCGGCTCCGGCGCGGCGTGGACCAGGTCCAGCGCGTCGACGGCGGCGTCGTGGTCCACGACACCACCGGCGCCCGGGAGCGGTTCGACCATGTCGTCATCGGCGCCCACGCCGACCAGGCCCTGGCCATGCTGGCGGAGCCCACGGCGCGGGAACGTGAACTGCTGGGCGCCTTCCGCTACAGCCGCAACCTGACCATCCTGCACACCGACGCGGGCCTGATGCCCCGGCGCCGGCGGGCCTGGGCCTCGTGGAACTATATCGGCGCGGACGGCGGCCTGTGCGTCACCTACTGGATGAACAGGCTCCAGGGCCTGCCGGGCCAGGACCTGTTCGTCACCCTGAACCCGCCGCGCCCGCCGGCCGCCGGAACCCTGTTGCGCAGCGAAGTGTACGAGCACCCGATCTTCGACCCCGCCGCCATCAAGGCGCAGAAGTCGCTGTGGAGCCTGCAGGGCCAGGGCGGCGTCTGGTTCTGCGGCGCCCATTTCGGGGCCGGCTTCCATGAGGACGGGCTTCAGTCCGGTCTGGCGGTGGCCGAACAACTGGGCGGGGTGCGTCGTCCCTGGACCGTCGAGAACGAGAGCGGCCGCATCCATCTGTCCTCACCCTCGGTCCAGATGGAACCGGCGGCGTGA
- a CDS encoding sensor histidine kinase — MRRLGLANRLTLTLVLVVVALQAVSVLGLMRFQRGDQDEWRLPVPVRIAAAAAALDRTPSQERDDLLVALNGDATRFFIADGVPAGYRAHGGPLPALLRSYDAALGARDVRLLVPEERRRFRPQVQRRQTAVYAVSVALADGQRLVVAPGLGQRRRSMAMAALVFSLLVGLTAAFLVWRMVHRATRDLQAIADASDRFARDLGAPPMDETGHAEARRVASAFNRMRARIKALVSERMRMLAAAAHDLKTLMTRLRLRVALIEDPDQRARADRDVALMATLIEDVLLVARGEERPAVLAPVDVAELVTELVRERAALGQAVTLGRLEAGRVQADTGGLRRILENLIENAVTYAGSAEVGFERDDDRWRLTVVDHGPGLSPAFEAQAFEPFARGEASRSRETGGSGLGLAIARSLAQQMGASVRLETTPGGGLTAVILFRTD, encoded by the coding sequence GTGAGACGCCTGGGCCTCGCCAACCGCCTGACGCTGACGCTGGTCCTGGTCGTGGTGGCGCTGCAGGCGGTCAGCGTCCTGGGCCTGATGAGGTTCCAGCGCGGCGATCAGGACGAATGGCGCCTGCCTGTGCCGGTGCGGATCGCCGCCGCCGCCGCCGCCCTGGACCGCACGCCGTCGCAAGAGCGGGACGACCTGCTGGTGGCCCTGAACGGCGACGCCACCCGCTTCTTCATCGCCGACGGGGTTCCGGCCGGCTATCGCGCGCACGGCGGCCCCCTGCCCGCGCTGTTGCGCAGCTATGACGCGGCCCTGGGCGCGCGCGACGTCCGCCTGCTGGTTCCCGAGGAGCGCCGCCGCTTCCGCCCTCAAGTCCAGCGACGACAGACCGCCGTCTATGCGGTGTCGGTCGCGTTGGCGGACGGCCAGAGGCTGGTGGTCGCGCCGGGCCTGGGGCAACGTCGCCGCAGCATGGCCATGGCCGCCCTGGTGTTCAGCCTGCTGGTCGGGCTGACGGCCGCCTTCCTCGTGTGGCGGATGGTGCATCGGGCGACCCGCGACCTCCAGGCCATCGCCGACGCTTCCGACCGTTTCGCCCGCGATCTCGGCGCCCCGCCGATGGACGAGACCGGCCATGCCGAGGCGCGCCGCGTGGCCTCGGCCTTCAACCGCATGCGGGCGCGCATCAAGGCCCTGGTAAGCGAGCGCATGCGGATGCTGGCCGCCGCGGCGCACGACCTGAAGACCCTGATGACCCGGCTTCGGCTACGGGTCGCCCTGATCGAAGACCCGGACCAGCGGGCGCGGGCGGACCGGGACGTGGCCCTGATGGCCACCTTGATCGAGGATGTGCTGCTGGTCGCGCGCGGCGAGGAAAGACCCGCTGTCCTCGCCCCCGTCGATGTCGCCGAACTGGTGACGGAACTGGTGCGGGAACGCGCCGCCCTGGGCCAGGCGGTGACCCTGGGACGGCTGGAGGCGGGACGGGTCCAGGCCGACACGGGCGGCCTGCGCCGGATTCTCGAGAACCTGATCGAGAACGCCGTGACCTACGCCGGTTCAGCCGAGGTCGGCTTCGAACGCGACGACGACCGCTGGCGGCTGACGGTCGTCGATCACGGTCCCGGCCTGTCGCCGGCGTTCGAGGCCCAGGCCTTCGAGCCCTTTGCGCGGGGCGAGGCGTCGCGCAGTCGCGAGACCGGCGGTTCCGGTCTGGGCTTGGCGATCGCCCGTTCCCTAGCTCAGCAGATGGGCGCGAGCGTCCGCCTGGAGACCACGCCCGGCGGCGGCCTGACCGCCGTGATTCTGTTCAGGACCGACTGA